Proteins from one Juglans microcarpa x Juglans regia isolate MS1-56 chromosome 1S, Jm3101_v1.0, whole genome shotgun sequence genomic window:
- the LOC121246942 gene encoding rho GDP-dissociation inhibitor 1-like produces the protein MSAAVGAISTTKDVKFNCQMEEEELKNNKNMNNVGGEPGELPHSDDGHADNDINDGDELEEENDAQMKSEKELDLGPQVSLKEQLEKDKDDESLRKWKEQLLGSVDLSSVGETKEPEVKIQSLTIICPDRPDVILPIPSKNNTKKSLFTLKEGSQYRLKFTFTVSNNIVSGLQYANVVWKTGVKVDNSKKMMGTFSPQKQPYACEMEDEITPSGMLARGSYQARTKFLDDDGKCYLDVSYCFDIQKNWSKPF, from the exons ATGTCGGCCGCTGTAGGAGCTATCTCGACAACCAAGGACGTCAAATTCAATTGTCAAATGGAGGAAGAAGAGCTCAAAAATAACAAGAACATGAACAATGTTGGTGGTGAACCAGGAGAGCTCCCGCACAGTGATGATGGCCATGCAGATAATGACATTAATGATGGTGATGAACTAGAGGAAGAGAATGACGCCCAGATGAAATCTGAGAAGGAATTGGATCTTGGACCCCAAGTTTCTCTTAAGGAACAGCTTGAGAAAGATAAG GATGATGAGAGTTTGAGGAAATGGAAGGAACAACTTCTTGGAAGTGTTGATCTGTCATCTGTTGGag AGACTAAAGAACCAGAAGTGAAGATACAAAGCCTGACAATAATATGCCCGGACCGACCAGATGTGATTTTGCCAATTCCATCaaaaaacaatactaaaaaaagCCTCTTCACCCTCAAGGAAGGAAGCCAGTACCGCCTCAAATTTACCTTCACCGTCTCCAACAACATCGTCTCTGGCCTCCAGTACGCCAACGTTGTCTGGAAGACCGGTGTCAAAG TGGACAATTCAAAGAAGATGATGGGAACTTTTAGTCCTCAAAAACAGCCTTACGCATGTGAAATGGAAGACGAAATTACCCCTTCGGGAATGCTTGCGAGAGGTTCGTATCAGGCAAGAACCAAG TTCCTAGATGATGATGGAAAATGCTACTTGGACGTGAGTTACTGCTTCGACATTCAAAAGAATTGGTCAAAACCCTTTTGA